tataGGGTACAAAGTTTcgtattgaaaaataatataggaCAAAGAAAGTAATTAAAAAGTGCATTTTTAGTGACAACTTTggaaacaaaaaaggaaaaggagaaaaaaaagccAAGTCCTTTTGAGTGAGATTCTTTTAATTGtgtttttccataaataatcatatcaatattcttatatttcaagaatattgataaatattgtcATATGCCAAGTGTGTATTTCCTCATAgcttaattattaatataaataacacTTATATCTTTATAAGAAGGATGTGTATTTGGATGCTTATAAGCAATTTTTAAACCTATTTTTATGCTGtgttataaaatgaaaaaaataaataaaatgtgtaGTATTACATATAATTGACCATATCTTATTTGAGATCGAAGcatagctattattattattattattgtttattaaaatgataaaactCTTCAATAAGTTAGAAAATTGATGTATAACTTGTTAGGGGATTAACTAAAATAGTCAAAGACTTGTTAACTAATTTCACTATGGAAaataatatgttcttttttGCTTAATTTCCAATATAGCTTGCAACATTCTAAAAACAAAGTTTTTTTGCATTGAAAGATCAATGCTTATATCCTAGTAGTCGATATCAATGGAAGTTTTTGATTAACTTATAGCAGAATTGAGCAACATTCAACAACTTATTCCTTCTAATAGTAcgataatctttttttaaaaaaaagacaaagtggaaataaagcaaaaagaagaatatatgAAAAGGACCTAAAAACACAATAAAAGGATGGATAGAAGGGAATCCAAGCTAAGAACTTTAATTGCAAAAGAGGACCATATTGCTCTTTAATATGGTCAATGctaaataacaactttttgggGTGAACTGATAAGTATTCCTCCAATCTTAATTAGATTTTTTCGAATTcgattctatttatttttatataatacccTCGTACATCTGATGAAAATTCTAACTAATCGAACTCTACGCTAGATATCAAACAATCAGAgttaaataaaatgatgaaaggACGATTAGGTGAAAGAGGAAATGTTGGATTATTTGGACCatgtatataatatgtatatactTCCACCAGTTCATATTACTTGATTCCTATATCAAAAGTATTTCATTTTAGTTGTCCAATTTAGACAAGCAACCGCGTTATACCTTCTTCCTTTTCTATCATTAGAATCAAATAACTACATGAAGCAACACTCTAAATATCATTAGTAATTAGTGAATTACACCCCTAATACAAGCTTTTTTAGATGAATTCTGTCAAATTAATAAGGATCAAATAAtatgaaacggagggagtatccATAGTACTGTTAGCTTTTAACTTTCTTGAAGGAACAGTAGTCTTTGTCCACATTGGTTTCAATTATTTGTTTCTTTGTGAGTTTTTAGTAGAAGAAACATTTATGACTTTCTTGGAATTTGAGTTTTTTGGTTTTAATTGCCCAACCAACATTTATGCAAATGGGCCTATATTTATTCTCTCTTCTCAAACCTCTAATGGCCCACTTTTGCTTACATTTGTCATTTTCCAATATCAATTCCCCCACACCACATCACCAACAAAAGAAAAGTATTTTtgttttagagaaaaaaaatattattctatctTCATTTAGTACtccacattttaattttatttgtggataaCTTACCTCttctattaataataataatagtttataAACCTTCTTGTTGATGTCTTTTTAGTATTCAAATTAGagataatcatatatttttatcacacattttgagttttttgttcCTATATTTGATATTCCTCTTTAAAATTCGATTAATCTGAATTCACTTTTGATGTCATAAGCAAAGGCAGACTCCACTCCCAAGACTTCAACCCGAAATTTCTAATGACAACACAATTCACTTGTTTTAGTTAAAGAGAAAACTACCAAATCCATGACTATGATAGAATATTGACACATTTAAGACACAAGATTTTTAAATGATATTTCAAGTATATAATACACTATTAACTTAAAAAGATGACAAGATTCaatcattcttttttactttcttaaacttcatATTCAGTCAAACTAAAGACGCATAATTAGAAGGGTTTCAGACTTGGAGATACTCCAAGACATAAGAGAGTGAACGAAAAGGGAagctaaagaaataaaattaaaatcataagaagTATCAAACGGAAGtttgaacaagaaaatcatCAAAGTAAGCAGGGcatataaaaattacaaaagcTATCAATTGCATAGGTAGATTTTACAGACTGTTGTTGTGACATTTGAACTCACCCTCCTGGAGGAGCGCTATCATGTCAAGCCTCGTCCATCTGCTCCTGCATTAACCAAAACATACGAATGTTATAAGCAAAACGACTATGAAACAAGACGGAATCAACTAGGAGAGGAAAGGTTCCTTCTTCTAAGGGCAAATGAGGTGGGGTTTGTATCTAAGAGGCGTAGATTAAATCACTGCTCATCCATAACCGGGCCAAAAGGGGGtaaatatataacatatcatgCAATAGTGTAACGGATTTTgctaatgaataaaatgaagtacCTGCATATCGGAAGTCCAGAGCGTGAGATTGTCCCTTAACAACTGCATGATAAGTGTGCTATCCTTATAGGATTCCTCACCCAAAGTGTCCAGTTCAGCAATAGCTTCCTCAAATGCCTGTAACAAAGCAATTGATGAATCACGAATCAGCTCAAGAGTCGAGAGTCGAGACAACTCCTTAAATCAAATTAGGCATTCATTGTTGATGTAGTACTCCTTTACCACAAGTCCACAACCACATGGTCAAAGATCTatcaattaaattcaaatagTTGCCACAAATTTGTGcataaatttttcaaactaCCTAAACAAACACCCAAAAATGTGCTTTTGTTTGTGGTTATTGAGAAGTCGTTTTTCTTTAATCAGGGAAGTCATTTTTATTACCAATTCACAACTAGAAGACCTAATAATAAGCATTGATTTTAGTGAATGGAGCATCTAATTCCTCATAAAagtgagaaatcctttcactCTCATTATGAGACATTCACAGCCACCCAGATTGAGCATCTAATACTCTATGCACTATATAGTTCCAGCATACTTGGGGATCATTATGCATTTGCTAGATTTTCACCCAGATGACCCTAACATCGAGTACTACTCCATAAACCATAAACTCTTCACATGCACACTTCTGCAACACAATAGAAACACCAGAGGATCTTTGATTTTTTGCTCCATAGCTATGGAACATATCATCAAACAAATCCTTATTACAATTAAGATTATTAGATCAAGGGGTTGGCTGCTTCATCTGTTAACCAAGTGGAGCATGAATGCACAAATATAAGTATTTGAATATCACAACTAGGTAAGACAACATGAGCAAATTTCTTCCTAGATGAGGTTTATTTACCTCCCAGTAACAaacttttgtttctttcttttccaaCCAAAAGAGTTGTACCTCATATACTTTTACTATCAGACCTGACCCAGAAAGTAGATGAAAGAAAAACGAAAAATTCTGAATACTTTAGCACATCAGAGTTAATATCTTCAGCTTCAGTGCTTTAATTGGTTCTGATATTACAGGAACGGCTTTTCTAGCCAAGATTCTAAATGAGTATTAGCAAAATATCAAATGTAAACATATGCGGGGATGCATGCAATGCGCAGGAAAAGCTGGGGTACAAGGTATGAACTATCATTTTAGACAGAGGGACAGTATGATACACTATCATTAATAGCGTTGCTGTGGGAGGAAGAAGATAATAAACACACAATAGAAGGAATCAAGGAAAACAAACTAACCTGCTTAGCCATGCTGCATGCTTTTTCTGATGCATTCAGAATCTCATAGTAGAACACCGAGAAGTTGAGAGCCAACCCAAGTCGTATCGGATGTGTTGGGGCAAGCTCCGCAACAGCGATGTCCTGAAGCACAATCAcagtaaatgaataaataaataaataacaagagTATCAGCCAACTTTCACTTAATGCAGGTGACAGAAACAGCTCTGCTACTGGAAAAGacacaaatcaagaaaattccAAATATCAGTTCATTAATGTGGGAGATGAAAGATTCATACATGGGCTCCCATGTCTGTTCAACAAAGAGAGCAGCACAGGAAGGACAGGCTGGAAAAGTTTACTTCAGATCTCAGCGAATATAAGTTGGGCCTGACACATGAAGAGGTATGAATGAAAGCAACCAAAGAATAGCTATACTTAAATGATAAGCTCCATGATTTCCTTATTCCACCAAAAGTATCCCTTTTACTGGCTTACAGACCCAACAATAAAAGATGatctctcaaaaaaaaaaaaaaaaagatgacaaAGTACCTAATGGTTTTGTTTTTTCCTCACAAATAACTGAAGAACTCTGAGAATATCTTTTTGCTTGGAAAACTCAAAAGATGAATTTGGTGCTGGAAAAATGTTCAAGAAGTCTGCTATGGATTTAATGCTCGGAAATAATCAAATGTTGCAAGTGGGACACTTGTAATATTGTCCACAAGTTGAAGAGAAGTTGAATTGGCTAAGTGGAATAGTTGATAAGAGTGACTCACTCATCTCAATCTCAAACAAGCAGTGAGATGTGAATCCCCTTGTGTAGGACAAAAGGATATTGACATTAAGGTCATATCTTCGAAAACGAGATGCAGATGAGCCCTTTCTTACCGGGAAATTGGGTGTTACAAAGAAAGCTCCTTGTTTGAAGTTTTATCATTAGAAAAGGAAAGCAGCGACCCCTCTTACAGATATGGTTACTGAGAAAAAAGTAGTTGTAGACGTTACAAATATATGCAACTAACCACCTAACCATATCTGAGATTATAAACTCAAATGGAAGAACCACAAAACAGACAATTGTTCAGTTCCTTGAGCAAACCACCGAGGTTTACCACGATGCTCCAATATCAAATTAGACAAAATAGCAAGAAATTAAACCTGTGAGCCCAAATAAAGATGAACAAAATAGATcactttctaatttttttgatgaCGGTGGTGTCTGGGCAACAAATTAGATCACTTGACTCTCAGTTTTATCCCACCACTCACGCATCCCAACTTATCAGTcaaaaatttgactaaatttatCCACAAGTTTCAGGTTGTAATGTTATATACTCACTAACACATTTTCTCTACAGGCACTGACATCTAAAAGGAAAACTCTGCTTATACATGGCGTATGCACTGACGGGACCATGTAAGTTCACCACAGTTGACTTTACTTCCCCTCAACAATAGTCAACCCAAAAGGCATACAATTTCAACCAAGTAAAAGTCTAATCCACTGCTAAAGCTTTGAACTTTCAAGCTGTATGAAGACTAATACAACTTCCCATCAATTTAATAttccaaataagaaaaataacacAAACTACCAATACATGCACATCCACATTACAAAAAGTCAAAATCAAACTGCTTAAAGTTCGAATCTTCAAGCTACACGCAAACTCAATTTTCCATCACTATTCAAAATACGAGAAGTTCAAAAAACAATTTACTTCCAATGTTTCAATCACTAATACACAAAGACAACAGTAAATAACAAGTCCATGTTTCTGTagattaaactttaaaattaagaGCAAAAAGAACAAATCCGCTGCACTAAATCAACCTCGTGATCACATGATAACAACTTTACCAGTTACgtcgaataataaataataaatatacctGAGCAGCTTTGTAGGCAAGCATAGTATCCTCAGCAGCTTCCTTGCGTTCATTTCCAACTTTGAATTCAGCTAAATAACGATAATAATCCCCTTTCATCTTCAAATAAAACACCTTGGATTCACCAGCAGAAGCTGAAGGAATCAAATACTGATCCAAAATCTTCAGAATTCCAGCACAAACATCACTAAGCTCAGATTCAACTTTAGATCTGTAATCCTTCACTAGAACCACATGCTCATCGTTCTTCCTACCCTCCTCCTTCTGCTCAATTGACGATACAATCCTCCACGCTGCTCGAAGTGAACCGATAACGTTCTTATACGCCACCGAAAGAAGATTTCTCTCTTCCACCGTCAACTCCGATGAACCCGACCCGATTACGAGCTTGTCCATGAACTTCACCATCTCCTCATATCGTTCAGCTTGCTCAGCTAGCTTCGCCAAGTACAAACACTGCTCTCTGGTTAAATTTTCAGGCAAGGCCATCGTCAATCGCCGGTAATTTCCGCCggagaatttcttttttttttcccttttttccttTTGCTGTTTTgaagtttttcctttttttttcgcTTTTCAAAGTTTCGAAGAGAGGAATTTATAGTAGAAGGGAAGTATACAATTTCTTTGTAACGCCCACTCGCGAGTGTAAGCTCCACTTGTGCACGCGCCACGAGGGTCGACGTTTTTGGAGTGATCTCATAGTTCCTTACACGTAACGCATCTTAAATTACTATCTATATTTTCTAACCACGATAAATAGTTTTCGTACTTTCATGGCACATTAAAATTCTGTCATAAGTCCTAACTTACACTAGAAGAGATATATACCTTTAATTGACCGATTATCATAAAACACATGataataagaatatataaaaaaaaaatacatcatttattttgttgaatTAGTATTAATTAGTGATTCCGACTACACATCAGAAGAAAAGAGTGTGATGTGCACGTAAGGGAAAGCGCGTGGGGAAGAGAGGTGTTGAGGTGTGATTGGTCAATAAAATATGAGACTGAGGATTAGAGAGCTTAAAGGTGAGAAGGATGAGAGTCAGATTCCACTAGctttccttttctttaattttggagttggaattaaaaaataataattagaaataaattgttaaaataatttaaaaagtttgtttctattctcatatataataaataataataataaatacaatagtAGCttcaaatttgaaagaaaaaaagcaaaagaatATGTGCTTATACATGGAGGaggttttattttttccatatcccttttcttaattttatttaattattcattaaataacttttgattgatatattttaagttCGATTATTGATAAGGctcaaagaaagaaaacaagacattgacatataatttatataataaaaaaagtaaaataacgttagcAGCTAAAATGTTAATCTTTTGAAGTAGCTTGACTTTGAGAAAGAGATTTTAATCATTGTCGAGAATAAAACATTATGTATCGCGTGATATGAATCCGTCTAGTTGAATAACTGACAGACGACAAACATATTTAGCAATGTTATTGACTCTACCTAACTTCTCATTGTTTTTTCTTGGGGGCATTGATCGTATCGAACACTTGTTTTTAAGCAATCGGAGGAGAGGGGAGAGGCACTAATGAAttattaagataaaaaatagaatttaaaattaaaattattgaattcgACTACATTTATAGCTGATATTCTAACTATCATGTTTGTAATATGTAAATAGTTTTCTCTTTCGCATTAGCTCTTGTAGTAAATTTATTTGCTGaactacttttaaaattttggtttataattattgatattattactgaaagttatttaaaaaaacaacatgAACCATCAAATAATTCATTGGGAAAATAACTAGCTATTAAGCCTGTACTTCATTAAATATGTCGACTACAATTAGGTAATTTCGAAATTTATACTTAAATTTAaccattaaaaaaagaattttatacttaaataaatatgtataacttttattttttatgtcatcatcaaacactaaaaaaaatatgtgaaatttatCATTTACTCTCAATGAAAAGCGTATTCCTAACTCTAAAAACCTTTtgaatcaaaatcaatatcttatAATTCATGATATTAGATAGTACTTGTTTTATGGTTCGATCAATAGAGGATTCGAATCAGAAAAATTacgttttaaaatatataatattttctattaaaaacaATTTCGTACGTAAGAATTCGAATTCGACATCTTTGATCCTTACTTGTCAATAAgccaaaattaaattattaaaaacacctaataattattaaaattatgaaaactaGTAGAATCATATCACATGACTAATGAGTTGTTTCAAATTCATCATTTGTTGTTTCCTTGTTGGAATTTATGATGTTTTGCCTGTTTTTCACTATTGTCAGGTTTGTGTTGTTGTAGCATTAGACATGCATTTCCATTTTAGTTCGGAGTTTACAGATGCAtgatgtttaaaatattttatatacgATGTCTCTCGATTAATTTTACGAAATATTCATTATGGTTTGACTTTacattttttcttgttattgttTATATCTCTACAttgtctatttt
The DNA window shown above is from Solanum lycopersicum chromosome 11, SLM_r2.1 and carries:
- the TFT1 gene encoding 14-3-3 protein 1 yields the protein MALPENLTREQCLYLAKLAEQAERYEEMVKFMDKLVIGSGSSELTVEERNLLSVAYKNVIGSLRAAWRIVSSIEQKEEGRKNDEHVVLVKDYRSKVESELSDVCAGILKILDQYLIPSASAGESKVFYLKMKGDYYRYLAEFKVGNERKEAAEDTMLAYKAAQDIAVAELAPTHPIRLGLALNFSVFYYEILNASEKACSMAKQAFEEAIAELDTLGEESYKDSTLIMQLLRDNLTLWTSDMQEQMDEA